Within the Ensifer canadensis genome, the region CCTGGCAGCTCTGCCGCACAATCGGAACTGAAGACGAAGTCGACGGCGATGACCTTGGCGCCGGCCACGGTCAGTCCGGATAGGAGTTCGGCGGTTGCCGCCCTGTCCCAGTCTCCATCAGGCCGGGATTGGTAGGCCGCCCGGTCGATATCGACGACGACGATGTCGGGCGATTGCGGTGACGGCACCCATTGCATCAGGCGGTCGAAGAACAGCTCCCGCTGCGTTTCGAATACCGGTTCCGCATAGAAATAGAGTGCCAATGCGACGATCAGGCTCGTCAGGATCCCGCCGGCGAGCGGAGTGAAGCGAAATTGCCGGCGAGGTTGCACGGTCATGCCGCCTAATCCTCTTCAGGATCGGCGATGCTCAGCAGCCGGCCGACCTTGCAGGCGATGATCCCTTCTCCCCGCTTGATGGCGCCGCTCTCCTCTAGCCACAGAATGGCCCGGTTGACCTTGGGGCGACTGGCGCCGAGAACGCCGGCGATATCCGTCTGGCTCATCGTCAGCCGCAGATTGGCGCTTTCGGGAAGCTCGTTGCCGTGGATCTGCCGGAGTGTGGCCAGGAAGAACCGCGCAACGCGGGCGTTGAGGTCATAGAGCGCGATGGTTTCCAGCCGCTCGGTGGTGTCGCGCAGCTGGGCGCAGAGAAAGCGGATGACGGACTCAGCTGCCGCCGGCCGGGTAGTGACCATATCGAGAAACGCCTTCTTGCCGATCACGTAGCCTTCGGACGCCGTCTGCGCCGTGGCGTCTGCCGACCGCGTCTGGCCGTCGAGCACCGCCATCTCGCCGAAGATCGCGCCGGCTTCATGCTGGCGCAGCATCAGTTCGCGGCCCTGCGGTGTGATCAGAGAAAGCTTGATGCGGCCCGATATGACCACGATCATATAGTTGCCTTCGTCGCCACGCTGGAAGATCACCGTGCCGGCCGGCCACTTTCGATAGGTGGCGATATCGGCGAGATCCTCGATCG harbors:
- a CDS encoding Crp/Fnr family transcriptional regulator, encoding MNEINRSPAFWHSFAIFEGFDKKTIEDLADIATYRKWPAGTVIFQRGDEGNYMIVVISGRIKLSLITPQGRELMLRQHEAGAIFGEMAVLDGQTRSADATAQTASEGYVIGKKAFLDMVTTRPAAAESVIRFLCAQLRDTTERLETIALYDLNARVARFFLATLRQIHGNELPESANLRLTMSQTDIAGVLGASRPKVNRAILWLEESGAIKRGEGIIACKVGRLLSIADPEED